A window from Gemmatimonadaceae bacterium encodes these proteins:
- a CDS encoding cyanophycinase, translating into MRERHEKRENGVPRVDEPVDVPAASEQGSDGTLILIGGAATPHGHAMRSFIDATGAANGARIVGLTTASGEAVDAAAYWKGAFNHIGVRNVDIPIFEAREDVDARIARMIDEAQGVFLGGGDQVKLVTSLSGTKTCAAMRELFMRGGTICGTSAGAAALSQLTMAGGEMDEEGNLVEQYIGPGFGLLGHDAIIDTHFSQRRRLQRLFLVVASNTQLFGLGIDEDTALVVHDGVGEVVGAGGVTFVDGRDTVRFDNAGDLEKGRQLTLSHLRVGIVGTHYHLDLRRRELHELVSGEPSPHRRGMSNSAVVVADL; encoded by the coding sequence ACGGCGTTCCCCGCGTCGACGAACCGGTCGACGTTCCGGCCGCATCCGAGCAAGGGAGCGACGGCACGCTGATTCTGATCGGCGGCGCCGCGACACCGCACGGCCACGCGATGCGATCCTTCATCGACGCGACCGGCGCGGCCAATGGGGCGCGCATCGTCGGATTGACGACGGCGAGCGGCGAAGCGGTCGACGCCGCGGCGTATTGGAAGGGCGCGTTCAATCACATCGGCGTGCGGAACGTGGACATTCCGATTTTCGAGGCACGTGAAGACGTCGACGCGCGCATCGCGCGCATGATCGACGAGGCGCAAGGCGTATTTCTCGGCGGCGGCGACCAGGTGAAGCTGGTCACGTCATTGAGCGGAACGAAGACGTGCGCGGCGATGCGCGAGCTGTTCATGCGCGGCGGCACGATCTGCGGGACGAGCGCGGGCGCCGCGGCGTTGAGCCAGCTCACGATGGCCGGCGGCGAGATGGACGAAGAAGGCAACCTCGTCGAGCAGTACATCGGACCGGGCTTCGGATTGCTCGGCCACGATGCGATCATCGACACGCACTTCTCGCAACGACGCCGTCTACAGCGTCTGTTTCTCGTCGTCGCGTCGAACACGCAGTTGTTTGGACTCGGCATCGATGAAGACACGGCGCTCGTCGTGCACGACGGCGTCGGCGAAGTCGTGGGGGCGGGCGGCGTGACGTTCGTGGACGGGCGAGATACCGTGCGCTTCGACAATGCGGGGGATCTCGAGAAGGGGCGCCAGCTCACGCTGTCGCATCTGCGCGTCGGCATCGTGGGGACGCACTATCATCTCGATCTGCGCCGGCGCGAGTTGCATGAATTGGTGAGCGGCGAACCGAGTCCGCATCGGCGCGGGATGAGCAATAGCGCGGTGGTGGTGGCGGACCTCTAA